A DNA window from Nodularia sp. NIES-3585 contains the following coding sequences:
- a CDS encoding PD-(D/E)XK nuclease family protein — translation MKRLLYINLLPDQIIQQLVKHSTLQVITPTQQAARALKVPHRSLESLAQKILTENGIRVAPILIALRCLKAAVSEVIPTSDIEGTTRALTSPLQAILRAGVNLEALKAVDSALTQQLAQVADAYTNLLRAEGMVDLASVLWEASRILTKHQPLLIYGYFQPRIEQLNFLDAIAPDGSVLVLPCPNSATFKDNQATVDWLKQQSWQIQESEENCQTLSEQMAESFLQGASPPPGVEAHVYPHIEVEVRGVLAQVKNLLNQGTPANEIVLVARDDAFYGATVLDVAHEYNLPICALYAVPLIDTRLGAWVQLLLEVIQQKFPFESTAKLLSHPLCTGLSASVWIQARQQHPSNLWAWQNLDVNLSLLDWPPEDNRANWVERLQVVLNKFDVRQRAGRWAREILAYYEFLEGLVELAKPEENVITLEEFAQDILGSLTLLTVPAQPGRGGVELHTPLSLFGAKFQHVFVLGTVEGILPAPVRDDPMLDFYERKQLRQHGFNLEDAAQAARREAISFYALLQTPTQHLTFSYPQMIGSQASLPSPYLARLGLKSIAPPPLPIGSLEEARRIYLRRDNLLEDAVFPHAIHAWTVEKRREEAKPYDEYDGVVSIPLDPNTRLFSASQLTILGQCPFKWFADKVLRLAKLEEAEEELSAGLKGQLYHRSLELVLAKVLSAADITQAGLAGLEAAFLQAEQDLQLPTIPAWEAQRAEHIKVLSRTWEQPDFLPSNAKVVSLEKEFIGDWYGLKVTGRIDRIDRTPEGLVLLDYKSGSQEPLGIKNEKGKAVVDIQMPLYTHIAKTVLFPDEPIKGADYYLLIKRKKVTKKALSEAEQQQIAAKIKTHLETGHYPVDPDVEQNACRFCAYDLVCRKGNRQIRKGGAV, via the coding sequence ATGAAGCGACTCCTCTATATAAACTTACTTCCAGACCAAATAATTCAGCAATTAGTTAAGCATTCAACTCTGCAAGTAATTACCCCAACACAACAAGCAGCGAGAGCTTTAAAAGTACCACACCGCAGCTTAGAAAGCTTGGCACAAAAAATTCTGACAGAAAATGGTATTCGAGTTGCACCCATATTAATAGCGTTACGCTGCTTAAAGGCTGCGGTGAGTGAAGTTATACCAACATCAGATATTGAGGGAACTACCCGCGCTCTCACTTCCCCCCTTCAAGCAATTTTGCGTGCTGGAGTAAACTTAGAAGCACTAAAAGCTGTTGATAGCGCCCTTACCCAACAACTAGCTCAGGTAGCTGATGCCTATACAAACTTGTTGAGAGCAGAAGGAATGGTAGATTTGGCATCTGTTCTCTGGGAAGCGAGTCGTATTCTAACTAAGCATCAACCACTGCTCATTTATGGCTATTTTCAACCACGCATCGAACAGCTGAATTTCTTGGATGCGATCGCTCCTGATGGTAGTGTCCTAGTCTTACCCTGTCCAAATTCTGCTACCTTCAAAGACAACCAGGCAACGGTTGACTGGCTAAAACAACAAAGTTGGCAAATACAGGAGTCTGAAGAGAACTGTCAAACCCTGAGTGAGCAAATGGCAGAAAGCTTTCTCCAAGGTGCAAGCCCTCCCCCTGGTGTAGAAGCTCATGTTTACCCTCACATAGAAGTAGAGGTAAGAGGAGTACTGGCTCAAGTAAAAAATTTACTCAACCAAGGAACGCCAGCTAACGAAATTGTACTAGTAGCTAGGGATGATGCTTTCTATGGTGCTACCGTTTTAGATGTTGCCCATGAGTACAACTTACCTATATGTGCTTTGTACGCAGTTCCCTTAATTGATACCAGATTGGGAGCTTGGGTACAATTACTACTGGAAGTCATTCAGCAAAAATTCCCCTTCGAGTCTACTGCCAAGCTGTTAAGCCACCCCTTATGTACTGGTTTGTCTGCGTCCGTTTGGATTCAAGCACGTCAGCAACACCCATCTAACCTTTGGGCTTGGCAGAACTTAGATGTTAACCTCTCACTTCTAGATTGGCCACCAGAAGACAACCGAGCTAATTGGGTAGAACGGCTGCAAGTTGTCCTGAATAAGTTTGATGTGCGCCAACGAGCTGGACGCTGGGCGCGGGAAATTTTGGCTTATTATGAATTCCTAGAAGGGCTGGTGGAATTGGCGAAACCGGAAGAGAACGTCATCACCTTAGAAGAATTTGCTCAGGATATTTTGGGAAGTTTGACATTACTAACTGTACCTGCCCAACCTGGTAGAGGTGGTGTAGAGTTACACACACCGTTATCCCTATTTGGGGCTAAATTTCAACACGTTTTCGTTTTGGGTACAGTTGAAGGGATTTTGCCTGCTCCTGTACGTGATGACCCCATGCTAGACTTTTACGAACGCAAACAGCTACGTCAGCATGGATTCAATTTAGAAGATGCAGCCCAAGCTGCACGAAGGGAAGCAATTTCATTTTACGCATTACTGCAAACTCCTACCCAGCACCTGACTTTTTCTTATCCGCAAATGATTGGCTCTCAGGCATCTTTGCCTAGTCCGTACTTGGCACGATTAGGATTAAAATCTATTGCACCTCCACCTCTGCCAATTGGCAGTTTGGAAGAAGCGCGACGCATTTATCTGAGACGTGACAATTTGCTAGAGGATGCAGTTTTTCCTCATGCTATCCATGCTTGGACAGTCGAAAAACGACGTGAGGAGGCTAAACCTTATGATGAATATGACGGCGTAGTGAGTATTCCTTTAGATCCTAATACACGGCTTTTCAGTGCATCACAGTTAACAATTTTAGGTCAATGTCCCTTCAAATGGTTTGCTGATAAAGTGCTGCGGCTGGCAAAGCTGGAAGAAGCAGAGGAAGAACTCAGTGCAGGGCTAAAAGGTCAACTCTATCACCGCAGTTTAGAGTTAGTTTTAGCAAAAGTTCTTAGTGCTGCTGATATTACCCAAGCTGGTTTAGCTGGACTAGAAGCAGCATTTCTCCAAGCAGAACAGGATTTGCAATTACCCACTATACCTGCCTGGGAAGCTCAGAGGGCTGAACATATCAAAGTTTTAAGTCGTACTTGGGAGCAACCAGACTTTTTACCATCAAATGCAAAAGTGGTGAGCTTAGAAAAAGAGTTTATTGGTGATTGGTATGGCTTAAAAGTAACAGGAAGAATCGATAGAATAGACCGCACTCCTGAAGGGTTAGTTTTATTAGATTACAAAAGCGGTTCTCAAGAACCTCTGGGTATCAAAAATGAAAAAGGCAAAGCTGTTGTAGATATTCAAATGCCTTTATACACCCATATTGCTAAGACAGTTTTATTTCCTGATGAACCGATTAAAGGGGCTGATTACTACTTACTCATTAAGCGGAAAAAAGTTACCAAAAAAGCACTTAGTGAAGCAGAACAACAACAGATAGCCGCAAAAATTAAAACTCACTTGGAAACAGGACACTATCCTGTAGATCCCGATGTTGAGCAAAATGCCTGTCGCTTCTGTGCCTATGATTTAGTATGCCGCAAAGGTAATCGTCAAATTCGGAAAGGGGGTGCAGTATGA
- a CDS encoding IS4 family transposase — MIPSFYQKHLKSQLSLSEYLFIQILVNILQSIKNVNLERLANGIPLPIKFESRRKRIQRFLSLPNLTIEKIWFPIITEWLSIYFTNEKIIYVAIDRTNWSRINLFMVSVIWDKRAFPIYFKLLPKLGSSNIDEQQKILSQVMPLFQNYKICVLGDREFCSVKLAKYLKSLGIYFCLRLKKNEFVEFEKDIFQELNSLGLEPGVSFFIQGVKVTKTRGFMSFNVACKWKRKINGVAPKEGWFILTNFEALELAISAYKKRFDIEEMFRDFKKGGYNLEDTNVTGERFISLVLLIAIAYSSATIQGQKIKRKGIQKYIARIKEHGRTERRHSSFYIGLYGQTWVNFKDVCMDLVTELMKLNRNKRKYYQQGLKAMRLIESVL, encoded by the coding sequence ATGATACCTTCATTTTATCAAAAGCACTTAAAAAGTCAATTGAGTCTATCAGAATACCTGTTTATCCAAATTTTGGTGAACATCCTACAGTCAATTAAAAATGTGAATTTAGAAAGGTTAGCGAATGGGATACCTTTGCCAATTAAATTTGAGAGTAGAAGAAAAAGAATACAAAGATTTCTCTCATTACCAAATCTCACAATTGAAAAAATTTGGTTTCCCATCATTACGGAATGGTTATCAATATACTTCACTAACGAAAAAATAATTTATGTAGCAATTGATAGAACTAATTGGAGCCGAATAAATCTATTTATGGTGAGTGTCATTTGGGATAAAAGAGCATTTCCAATCTATTTTAAATTATTGCCAAAATTAGGGAGTAGCAACATAGATGAGCAACAAAAAATATTGTCTCAAGTCATGCCACTTTTTCAAAACTATAAAATATGTGTATTAGGTGATAGAGAATTTTGTTCTGTAAAACTGGCCAAGTACCTTAAATCATTGGGTATATACTTTTGCTTGCGATTAAAAAAGAACGAATTTGTAGAATTTGAAAAAGATATTTTTCAGGAATTAAACAGTCTGGGATTAGAACCAGGAGTATCATTCTTTATTCAAGGTGTAAAGGTAACAAAGACTCGCGGTTTTATGAGCTTTAACGTTGCTTGTAAATGGAAACGTAAAATCAACGGAGTAGCACCGAAAGAGGGATGGTTTATTTTAACGAATTTTGAGGCGTTAGAATTGGCTATTTCTGCCTATAAAAAGAGATTTGATATTGAGGAAATGTTTAGAGATTTCAAGAAGGGAGGCTATAATTTGGAGGATACTAATGTAACTGGTGAACGCTTTATTTCTCTAGTTTTATTGATAGCAATTGCTTACTCTTCTGCAACAATTCAGGGTCAAAAAATCAAACGGAAAGGAATACAAAAATATATTGCTCGGATCAAAGAACATGGTCGAACGGAACGGAGACATAGTAGTTTTTATATCGGCCTATATGGTCAAACTTGGGTCAATTTCAAGGATGTTTGTATGGATTTAGTCACGGAATTAATGAAATTAAATCGCAATAAACGTAAGTATTATCAACAAGGTCTAAAAGCTATGAGGCTTATAGAGTCTGTCTTGTAG
- a CDS encoding exodeoxyribonuclease V subunit beta yields the protein MSLTPQQEAAAYANGSVAVIAGAGTGKTHMLAERYLYHLREHKLSPLEVVAVTFTEKAAAELRSRIRSSVYKQLPDCSDLLAELEAAQISTIHALAMRICREHPLVADVPPDFAVLDEVEGVLGSTQWFDEALDTLPGNLYEQVPFSLMSKALRALLKDPITAKEALEQGTERWQQLAQDLQQKALNELLEDLVWQEARDTLQAYQGKAGDRLEAEARQPAIAAIDAIESGENIKAALLVIDGLKINVGSKKNWVEGALEIVKKAIKQLRELVQNSLEAGLITLEIGAADEQLAAMLPALREAFGWVQEYLNQAKRRARLLDFADIEVHALLALEDEQVQNYYAQRWKAFLVDEFQDTNPIQSKILELLTQSTRLTIVGDAKQSIYGFRRADVEVFQTWRNRIRRTGDDGIRNYNGHEVTLNISFRTHQPLVQNINSIFAPILGTLHQNLEGNRTLPPNSHPPIQVYAVQAESGVNKPPCLRVEARHIADLLKDMLEQQTLVHDKKTGNLRPIAAGDIAILSRTWEPLENYGEALESLGIPTALAGGGNLLATREAKDAWALLQFLADPSDDLALVAVLRSPFFAVSDRLLFSYAQQQATIAAESKSQNALEKTRTKIDWWQKLKTTDIPEFSRPVQVLSQLLRDRNLEPPTRLLQLADHLTGYTAVITNLPGANRREADWRGFMELVRQLEHGSHDVFAIVRRLKQLADAEVEIPRLPLSTNDAVALMTIHAAKGLEWPVVVVPDLTRSRNNNSQTIYFDPVHGVALKQEDEQGEAQKPVLYFWLEYLRKQREESEALRVLYVALTRARDQLILTATEEKGGGLTKLQPGLEAAGITIQPIPFDPELAQPPILREPPLPPESDTWLINSVGSGLFELPVTALSDYAQCPRKFYHRFIQGHPGIGSGIGTARRLGTLVHLALERNIRDVEKLEGFDVVLGRDSVAEALELAKRFDEVENFAPFRQANTQWEQPVTLSIGRLTLNGIVDLLGSDWVLDFKTDQEMTPQHHRFQLWAYAQATGRTTAHIAYLRHDRLHTFNAEDLQITAQEAEILVQRILAGDYSAVPSPVNCSFCAYADICEARYQG from the coding sequence ATGAGTCTAACCCCACAACAGGAAGCGGCAGCCTATGCTAATGGCAGCGTTGCAGTCATAGCTGGGGCTGGAACTGGGAAAACTCATATGTTAGCTGAACGCTATCTCTACCATTTGCGCGAGCATAAACTTTCGCCTTTGGAGGTAGTAGCAGTTACATTCACAGAAAAGGCAGCAGCAGAATTGCGATCGCGCATCCGTTCTTCAGTTTACAAGCAACTACCAGATTGCTCTGACTTGTTAGCAGAACTAGAAGCAGCCCAAATCAGCACAATCCACGCTTTAGCGATGCGAATTTGTCGAGAGCATCCTTTGGTGGCTGATGTGCCACCTGACTTTGCTGTTTTGGATGAAGTGGAGGGTGTGCTTGGGTCTACTCAGTGGTTTGATGAAGCCTTGGATACTTTGCCAGGAAATCTCTATGAACAAGTTCCTTTTTCTTTGATGTCCAAAGCTTTGCGAGCATTGCTAAAAGACCCTATCACTGCCAAAGAAGCTTTGGAACAGGGTACAGAACGCTGGCAACAATTGGCACAAGATTTACAACAAAAAGCGTTGAACGAGTTATTAGAAGATTTAGTTTGGCAGGAAGCACGGGATACTCTACAAGCTTATCAGGGGAAAGCAGGCGATCGCCTGGAGGCAGAAGCACGTCAACCTGCTATCGCGGCAATAGATGCAATAGAGTCTGGAGAAAACATTAAAGCTGCGCTGTTAGTGATAGATGGGCTGAAGATAAATGTTGGTAGTAAGAAGAATTGGGTAGAGGGAGCCTTAGAAATTGTCAAGAAGGCAATTAAACAACTACGTGAGCTAGTACAGAATAGCTTAGAAGCAGGTTTAATTACTCTGGAAATTGGTGCTGCTGATGAACAATTAGCGGCAATGTTACCAGCATTAAGAGAAGCTTTTGGCTGGGTACAAGAATACCTCAACCAAGCAAAACGCCGCGCCCGTTTGTTAGACTTTGCAGATATAGAAGTTCATGCTCTGTTGGCTTTAGAAGATGAGCAGGTGCAAAACTACTATGCTCAAAGATGGAAAGCTTTCTTAGTCGATGAATTTCAAGATACTAACCCTATTCAGTCAAAAATATTAGAGTTATTGACACAAAGCACGCGGCTGACAATAGTTGGTGATGCCAAGCAATCAATATATGGTTTTCGTCGTGCTGATGTGGAAGTTTTTCAAACTTGGCGCAATCGCATACGGCGCACCGGAGATGATGGCATTCGCAATTACAATGGCCATGAAGTCACTCTAAATATCAGTTTTCGCACACACCAACCATTGGTACAAAATATCAACAGTATATTTGCACCTATTCTAGGTACACTACACCAAAACTTAGAAGGTAATAGAACTTTACCCCCAAATTCTCATCCACCAATTCAAGTTTATGCAGTTCAAGCAGAGTCAGGAGTAAACAAACCCCCATGTCTCAGGGTAGAAGCTAGACATATTGCAGACTTGCTCAAAGATATGTTAGAGCAGCAAACTCTGGTTCATGACAAAAAAACTGGCAACTTGCGACCGATAGCAGCGGGGGATATTGCGATTTTGTCCCGGACTTGGGAACCATTGGAAAATTACGGTGAAGCTTTAGAAAGCTTAGGAATCCCTACAGCTTTAGCTGGTGGTGGTAACTTGTTGGCAACCAGGGAAGCTAAAGATGCTTGGGCATTGTTGCAGTTTTTAGCCGATCCGAGCGATGATTTAGCTTTAGTGGCAGTGCTGCGTAGTCCGTTCTTTGCAGTGAGCGATCGCCTATTATTTAGCTATGCTCAACAACAAGCAACAATAGCAGCAGAAAGCAAGAGTCAAAACGCTCTTGAAAAAACTCGAACCAAAATTGATTGGTGGCAAAAGCTGAAAACAACGGATATTCCCGAATTTAGCCGCCCTGTACAAGTGCTAAGTCAACTGTTGCGCGATCGCAATTTAGAACCCCCTACCCGTCTTCTGCAATTGGCAGACCACTTAACAGGTTACACTGCCGTAATTACCAACTTACCAGGAGCCAATAGAAGGGAAGCGGACTGGCGTGGGTTTATGGAATTAGTACGCCAGCTAGAACATGGCAGTCATGATGTTTTCGCGATAGTGCGTCGCCTCAAGCAATTAGCAGATGCTGAGGTGGAAATACCCCGTCTGCCATTGTCAACTAATGATGCAGTGGCTTTGATGACTATCCATGCTGCTAAAGGTTTAGAGTGGCCAGTAGTTGTAGTTCCTGACTTAACTCGTTCCCGAAATAACAACAGTCAAACTATCTACTTTGACCCCGTACATGGTGTAGCCCTGAAGCAGGAAGATGAGCAAGGCGAGGCACAAAAGCCAGTGCTTTACTTTTGGTTAGAATATCTGCGAAAGCAACGGGAGGAATCTGAAGCTTTACGGGTGCTGTATGTGGCTTTAACCCGCGCCCGCGACCAACTAATTCTCACAGCCACGGAGGAGAAGGGAGGAGGGTTAACTAAATTACAACCCGGTTTAGAAGCTGCGGGAATTACTATTCAACCCATTCCTTTTGACCCGGAATTGGCTCAACCTCCCATTCTCCGAGAGCCACCTTTACCACCAGAATCCGACACTTGGCTGATTAATTCTGTGGGGTCGGGTTTGTTTGAATTGCCTGTAACCGCTCTCAGTGATTACGCTCAATGCCCCCGAAAATTTTACCATCGCTTTATCCAAGGACATCCGGGGATAGGTTCAGGAATTGGGACAGCAAGGCGGTTAGGAACTTTGGTACACTTAGCACTAGAACGCAATATCCGTGACGTAGAAAAACTAGAAGGTTTTGATGTGGTGCTAGGGCGAGATTCGGTAGCGGAAGCTTTAGAACTGGCGAAGCGATTTGATGAAGTAGAGAACTTTGCTCCTTTTCGCCAAGCTAACACCCAATGGGAGCAGCCTGTTACTTTGAGTATAGGACGGCTAACACTCAATGGCATAGTTGATTTATTGGGGTCAGACTGGGTACTAGACTTCAAAACTGACCAGGAAATGACCCCACAGCATCACCGCTTTCAGCTTTGGGCTTACGCACAAGCAACGGGACGCACAACTGCCCATATAGCTTACTTGCGTCATGACCGTTTACACACCTTTAACGCGGAGGATCTGCAAATTACTGCTCAGGAAGCGGAAATTTTAGTACAGCGGATTTTGGCTGGTGATTATTCGGCTGTGCCTTCTCCTGTCAATTGTAGTTTCTGTGCTTATGCTGATATTTGTGAAGCACGTTATCAGGGGTGA
- a CDS encoding ATP-dependent helicase, producing MTLDLSLLNDNQRSAVEWDSGPLLILAGPGSGKTKVLTYRIAQLLDKSPGKTFKILGLTFTNKAATEMRERLKQLVPNTGGRTLLTTFHSFCADILRQHGSHVGLKPNFTILSQELDREAFLDEVIEEVSNEIGTKPFSSKQLLPMINCLLEFYIYPEKAEDFLISKQIKDAKVIASIYSAYRRKAISKNQLYFSTLIAETINLLENKPAICKLIQRTYTHTCVDEFQDTNLSQYRILKYLLKADSPNLFVVADDDQIIYQWNGASPERLEELRKDFMVSEIQLPENYRCPPEVIELANRLIVNNTGRSANKQELKAYKSQDERNPIRVKSFQDYNSEIRWVANDIANRPEVERTSCVILARTKKVLEQIISALEKEGLAGYLALRKNEFTSGPMQWLHAMLRLANSRQDIEQLSRLCKYFYKLEGININVQEVVSIALTKDNDYLRSWLELVTQRNSLSPEFKELIQPDIKRLVDRLEFWQLVEHSFNWFKTLESVGFDIQNTFDDFSVEKEVWENLVNDVTQRYGHDEVSLYLLLQELDMNSKTLPQPPDAIPCYTIHASKGMEFDHVYLISMVEDMLPSWAAIKKGNHSDDMQEERRNCFVAITRSQVSLTLTYSQNLFGYSKRPSRFLFEMGLIN from the coding sequence ATGACTCTTGATTTATCTTTACTGAATGATAACCAACGAAGTGCTGTTGAATGGGATTCTGGACCATTGCTAATTTTAGCGGGTCCAGGATCTGGTAAGACCAAGGTCCTCACATACAGAATTGCTCAATTACTGGATAAATCTCCGGGTAAGACATTTAAAATTCTTGGTTTAACATTTACAAACAAAGCAGCAACAGAAATGCGGGAGCGGCTTAAGCAGCTTGTTCCTAATACTGGTGGGCGCACGTTACTGACAACATTCCATTCATTCTGCGCTGATATTTTACGCCAGCATGGTAGTCATGTTGGACTGAAACCAAATTTCACTATTCTGTCCCAAGAATTAGACCGTGAAGCTTTTTTAGACGAAGTGATAGAAGAGGTTTCCAATGAAATTGGAACCAAACCTTTTTCATCTAAGCAACTTTTGCCGATGATAAATTGTTTGCTTGAGTTCTATATTTATCCAGAAAAAGCAGAAGATTTCCTTATCTCAAAACAAATCAAAGATGCAAAAGTAATCGCATCTATTTATAGTGCATATCGCCGAAAAGCAATCTCAAAAAACCAACTTTATTTTAGTACACTGATTGCCGAAACTATTAATCTTTTAGAGAATAAACCTGCAATTTGTAAACTAATACAACGTACTTATACACATACTTGTGTGGATGAATTTCAAGATACTAATTTATCTCAATACCGAATTTTGAAATACTTGCTTAAAGCAGATTCACCCAATTTATTTGTTGTAGCTGATGATGACCAAATTATTTACCAATGGAATGGGGCTAGTCCAGAACGCTTAGAAGAATTACGTAAAGATTTTATGGTTAGTGAAATTCAACTGCCTGAAAATTATAGATGTCCACCAGAAGTTATTGAATTGGCTAATCGTCTTATAGTCAATAATACTGGGCGTTCAGCTAACAAACAAGAACTAAAAGCTTATAAGAGCCAAGATGAAAGAAACCCAATACGTGTAAAGTCTTTTCAAGATTATAACAGTGAAATAAGGTGGGTAGCAAATGATATTGCAAATAGACCGGAAGTAGAACGAACAAGCTGTGTAATTCTTGCTCGTACAAAAAAAGTTTTAGAGCAAATTATTTCGGCTCTTGAAAAGGAAGGACTGGCAGGTTACCTCGCACTTCGTAAAAATGAGTTTACTAGTGGACCAATGCAGTGGCTTCATGCAATGCTACGTTTAGCAAATTCACGGCAGGATATTGAACAGCTTTCACGGTTATGTAAATATTTTTATAAATTAGAAGGAATAAATATCAATGTTCAGGAAGTTGTATCTATAGCATTAACCAAAGATAATGATTATCTGAGAAGTTGGTTAGAGTTAGTTACTCAGAGAAATTCACTAAGTCCAGAGTTTAAGGAATTAATCCAACCAGATATTAAGCGTTTAGTAGATCGTTTAGAGTTTTGGCAATTGGTCGAACATAGTTTTAATTGGTTTAAAACTTTGGAATCTGTGGGATTTGATATACAGAACACTTTTGATGATTTTTCTGTAGAGAAAGAGGTATGGGAGAATCTAGTTAATGATGTGACTCAACGATATGGTCACGATGAGGTAAGCCTTTATTTATTGCTGCAAGAGTTAGATATGAATTCAAAAACTTTGCCTCAACCTCCAGATGCAATACCTTGCTATACAATCCATGCGTCAAAAGGAATGGAATTTGACCATGTATATTTAATTAGCATGGTTGAAGATATGTTGCCAAGTTGGGCAGCAATAAAAAAGGGAAATCACAGTGATGATATGCAAGAAGAACGTAGGAATTGTTTTGTAGCGATAACACGTTCACAGGTATCGCTGACACTAACCTATTCACAAAATCTATTTGGTTATAGTAAGCGTCCATCTCGGTTTCTATTTGAAATGGGTTTAATCAATTAA
- a CDS encoding ATP-dependent endonuclease — protein MVCRPVRSRTQVLLTSKAGAKLPIGRHGEGTQSLAVMLLFDAFLQHQLENEYDASTEPILALEEPEAHLHPSAVRSVAKLLQELKGQKIIATHSRDLISSVELHSLRRLCRKDGVIKVFQLEPGVLTEDELNKLNYCVRATRADLLLARCWLMVEGATEYIVFNESARILGIDLYAEGICCVEYAQSSPDALLKFANAMGIDWHFLADGDTEGINYLKKAEEHLMGRSKDMHLSKLEDENMEIFLCINDYGHVFENNISPQKRDRINCCKGTKEYWQQVVKARTQIFTKTRAAITVMQEIENQGANALPQQIKTIIENVRDIARQAG, from the coding sequence TTGGTTTGTCGCCCCGTCAGGTCTCGTACCCAAGTCTTACTTACTTCCAAGGCAGGCGCTAAATTGCCAATAGGACGACATGGTGAGGGAACACAAAGTCTTGCTGTTATGTTGCTATTTGATGCTTTTCTCCAACACCAGTTAGAGAATGAATACGATGCAAGTACAGAGCCAATACTTGCTTTAGAGGAACCCGAAGCACATCTTCATCCATCAGCAGTTCGTTCTGTAGCAAAGCTATTACAGGAGCTAAAAGGACAAAAAATTATAGCAACTCACTCTAGAGATTTAATATCAAGTGTAGAGTTACATTCACTGAGACGCTTATGTCGAAAAGATGGTGTAATTAAAGTTTTTCAATTGGAGCCTGGAGTACTCACTGAAGATGAATTGAACAAACTTAATTACTGTGTGCGTGCAACAAGAGCGGATCTTTTGTTGGCTCGTTGCTGGTTGATGGTAGAAGGAGCAACTGAATATATTGTGTTCAATGAATCGGCTAGAATTCTTGGTATTGACCTGTATGCTGAAGGCATATGCTGTGTTGAGTATGCTCAATCAAGCCCGGATGCCTTATTGAAATTTGCTAATGCAATGGGTATTGATTGGCATTTTCTAGCAGATGGGGATACAGAAGGAATAAATTATTTAAAAAAAGCTGAAGAACATCTTATGGGAAGAAGTAAAGATATGCATTTGTCAAAGCTTGAAGACGAAAATATGGAAATTTTCCTCTGTATTAACGATTATGGTCATGTATTTGAAAATAACATTTCACCTCAAAAAAGGGATAGAATAAATTGTTGTAAGGGTACGAAAGAATATTGGCAACAAGTAGTAAAAGCACGTACTCAAATATTTACAAAAACGCGTGCTGCAATTACAGTTATGCAGGAAATAGAGAATCAAGGAGCAAATGCTCTTCCTCAACAGATAAAAACTATTATTGAAAACGTTCGCGATATTGCAAGGCAGGCCGGATGA